Proteins found in one Chionomys nivalis chromosome 15, mChiNiv1.1, whole genome shotgun sequence genomic segment:
- the Ube2ql1 gene encoding ubiquitin-conjugating enzyme E2Q-like protein 1, whose product MATLLRKIGLIRLHNRDTEDPKHHHNHRGGGGGQQSASLRGKGGGKSGGHKQQQQQQQQQHPGGSGDASPGPGKGKSKRAAELAARDKQPQPAAGAAGAAGAGGPRERAAGARAGPGPAVAAAAAGGSLVPAARQQHCTQVRSRRLMKELQDIARLSDRFISVELVNESLFDWNVKLHQVDKDSVLWQDMKETNTEFILLNLTFPDNFPFSPPFMRVLSPRLENGYVLDGGAICMELLTPRGWSSAYTVEAVMRQFAASLVKGQGRICRKAGKSKKSFSRKEAEATFKSLVKTHEKYGWVTPPVSDG is encoded by the exons ATGGCCACGCTGCTCCGTAAAATCGGGCTCATTCGCCTGCACAACCGGGACACGGAGGACCCCAAGCACCACCATAACCACCGCGGTGGAGGCGGCGGCCAGCAGAGCGCTTCGCTGCGCGGCAAAGGCGGCGGCAAGAGCGGCGGCCacaagcagcaacagcagcagcagcagcagcaacacccCGGGGGCTCAGGCGACGCCAGCCCCGGGCCGGGCAAGGGCAAGAGCAAGCGCGCGGCGGAACTGGCCGCGCGCGACAAGCAGCCGCAGCCGGCCGCGGGGGCGGCGGGGGCGGCGGGCGCCGGGGGGCCCCGGGAGCGGGCGGCGGGCGCCAGGGCGGGGCCGGGCCCCGCGGTggccgcggcggcggcgggcggcaGCCTGGTGCCCGCGGCACGCCAGCAGCACTGTACACAGGTGCGCAGCCGGCGGCTCATGAAGGAGCTACAGGACATCGCGCGCCTCAGCGACCGCTTCATCTCGGTGGAGCTGGTGAACGAGAGCCTCTTCGACTGGAACGTGAAGCTGCACCAGGTGGACAAGGACTCGGTGCTGTGGCAGGACATGAAGGAGACCAACACCGAGTTCATCCTGCTGAACCTCACCTTCCCGGATAACTTCCCCTTCTCGCCGCCCTTCATGCGGGTGCTCAGCCCGCGACTGGAGAACGGCTACGTGCTGGACGGCGGCGCCATCTGCATGGAGCTGCTCACGCCGCGCGGCTGGTCCAGCGCCTACACCGTGGAGGCCGTCATGCGCCAATTCGCTGCCAGCCTGGTCAAGGGCCAG GGACGGATCTGCAGAAAAGCTGGCAAGTCAAAAAAGTCCTTCAGCCGCAAGGAAGCCGAAGCAACCTTCAAGAGTTTGGTGAAGACTCATGAGAAATACGGCTGGGTCACCCCTCCCGTGTCTGATGGCTGA